From Haliotis asinina isolate JCU_RB_2024 chromosome 8, JCU_Hal_asi_v2, whole genome shotgun sequence, a single genomic window includes:
- the LOC137293634 gene encoding neurogenic differentiation factor 1-like has product MANVDDGNADCQETTDVESEPPAKRPKRGKYNLRQKTLVTRLETEERLVAPKQPKPKSRPPPLSKYRRKTANSRERGRMKEINTAFQELQTVLPTQCGPAADGANLTKITTLRLAVNYIAALREVLGESCSTAEGGPQAVGDAGVTDSQNHVTTDGIGVATNSVTDAVTDIPTSTPHGRGMPVEDGDTVDSHPFRVMDSRQGCHESPVPDQVTTPGSVQGGYNSNVCDSLGETDTSPSYKSRLSTEGTDSVLGINNAKQPASDLVQCGDAILSIQHTVQHAGSCTDRDNSSRLEHCINPCVGGDNFCESVTRPAPPYPFSAAGGGQCSADGLVWTSPPYGQLPAYSDIHSLTDVLSVHDGALTNTPSIIFNNDDTMDMITDALLHD; this is encoded by the coding sequence ATGGCGAATGTGGACGATGGCAACGCCGACTGTCAAGAGACCACGGACGTGGAATCAGAGCCACCTGCCAAAAGGCCCAAGAGAGGGAAATACAACCTGCGTCAGAAGACACTGGTGACTCGCCTAGAGACAGAGGAAAGGCTGGTTGCTCCTAAACAACCCAAACCCAAGTCGCGTCCACCACCCCTCAGTAAATACCGTCGGAAAACCGCCAACTCTCGGGAGAGGGGTCGCATGAAGGAAATAAACACTGCGTTCCAGGAGCTGCAGACAGTGTTGCCGACCCAGTGTGGCCCGGCGGCTGACGGTGCCAATCTGACCAAAATCACCACACTGCGGCTGGCTGTCAACTATATCGCGGCCCTGCGGGAGGTCCTCGGAGAGTCATGCAGTACTGCTGAAGGTGGTCCACAGGCGGTGGGGGACGCAGGTGTTACTGACTCTCAGAATCACGTTACTACAGACGGTATTGGCGTTGCCACTAACAGCGTCACAGACGCCGTGACAGACATTCCGACCAGTACCCCGCATGGCCGTGGGATGCCTGTTGAGGATGGCGACACAGTGGACAGCCATCCTTTCCGTGTAATGGATAGTAGACAGGGCTGTCATGAGAGCCCTGTCCCGGACCAGGTAACTACACCCGGTAGTGTACAAGGTGGTTACAATAGTAATGTGTGTGACTCGCTGGGTGAGACCGACACAAGTCCCAGCTACAAGTCAAGGCTGTCCACTGAAGGTACTGATAGTGTTCTGGGTATTAATAACGCCAAACAACCCGCTAGTGACCTTGTTCAATGTGGCGATGCTATCCTCTCCATACAACACACTGTACAACATGCGGGGAGTTGTACAGATAGAGACAACAGCAGCCGTCTGGAGCACTGCATCAATCCGTGTGTGGGAGGAGACAATTTCTGCGAGTCTGTGACGAGGCCGGCGCCCCCGTATCCCTTCAGTGCTGCGGGTGGGGGCCAGTGTTCTGCTGATGGGCTGGTCTGGACATCTCCCCCCTATGGTCAGCTCCCTGCCTACTCGGACATACACTCACTGACAGATGTCTTGTCTGTACACGACGGAGCGTTAACTAACACCCCTTCCATCATCTTTAACAACGACGACACAATGGATATGATAACGGATGCCTTACTCCACGATTAA